A stretch of DNA from Thalassococcus arenae:
CTGACCTTCGATTTGCAACAATTGCTGCGCGACAGCACCGCCGTGATCGCGCCGGTCATCACGGCCTTTGCCGGCGGGTTTTCACCGCTGTTGAGTTGATCCATCGCGTTGCGCGCGCAACCGTTCCAGGATGAACACCCGGATCGACGACGCCAGGCCGACTTCGGGGTCGCGGCCGGTATCGATCTCTGCGGCCAAAGCGTTCAGCGCCTTGCCTTCGGATTTGGCGATGCGCCGAAACTCGACCCAGAACGCATCTTCCAGCGACACAGATGTGCGGTGCCCGTGCAGGGTCAACGAGTGTTTGACGGGCCGCCCGCTCATTCGGTCTTGTGACCGTCGAGATCGCGCTTTTGCTTTTCGCGCTG
This window harbors:
- a CDS encoding ribbon-helix-helix domain-containing protein — its product is MSGRPVKHSLTLHGHRTSVSLEDAFWVEFRRIAKSEGKALNALAAEIDTGRDPEVGLASSIRVFILERLRAQRDGSTQQR